In one Aeromicrobium wangtongii genomic region, the following are encoded:
- the fmt gene encoding methionyl-tRNA formyltransferase — MRIVFAGTPETALPSLEALVASRHDVVAVVTRPDAPAGRGRTLTPSPVALAAEKHGIEVLKPAKPSDPDFMARLRELAPDCVPIVAYGALIRREALDIPQYGWVNLHFSVLPSWRGAAPVQRAIMAGDEVTGATVFSLVEELDAGPVLGTITELIREDDTTAELLERLAHWGSKLLVDVIDHIEDGDIAAVPQPEDNISYAPKLTTQEARIDWNRPAFAVDRHIRGCTPAPGAWTTLAGERVKIGPATIADERTLEPGHIEAGKREVRVGTATTDLVLGEVQAVGKKRMAAADWARGTSFGAEPAFDGTSA, encoded by the coding sequence GTGAGAATCGTCTTCGCAGGAACTCCCGAGACGGCGCTCCCGTCCCTCGAGGCGCTCGTGGCCAGCCGCCACGACGTCGTCGCGGTCGTCACGCGCCCCGATGCACCAGCCGGACGCGGACGGACACTGACGCCGTCCCCGGTCGCTCTGGCAGCCGAGAAGCACGGCATCGAGGTGCTCAAGCCGGCCAAGCCGTCCGATCCGGACTTCATGGCCCGGCTGCGCGAGCTGGCGCCCGACTGCGTGCCGATCGTCGCGTACGGCGCGCTGATCCGGCGCGAGGCGCTCGACATCCCGCAGTACGGCTGGGTCAACCTGCACTTCTCCGTGCTGCCGTCGTGGCGCGGTGCCGCGCCGGTGCAGCGCGCGATCATGGCCGGTGACGAGGTCACCGGGGCCACGGTGTTCAGCCTCGTCGAGGAGCTCGACGCCGGTCCGGTGCTGGGCACGATCACCGAGCTGATCCGCGAGGACGACACGACCGCCGAGCTGCTGGAGCGGCTCGCCCACTGGGGCAGCAAGCTGCTCGTCGACGTCATCGACCACATCGAGGACGGCGACATCGCGGCGGTGCCGCAGCCCGAGGACAACATCTCGTACGCCCCGAAGCTGACGACGCAGGAGGCGCGCATCGACTGGAACCGGCCCGCCTTCGCGGTCGACCGGCACATCCGCGGCTGCACGCCTGCTCCCGGCGCCTGGACCACCCTGGCGGGGGAGCGGGTCAAGATCGGTCCCGCGACGATCGCCGACGAGCGCACGCTCGAGCCGGGACACATCGAGGCCGGCAAGCGCGAGGTGCGGGTCGGCACGGCCACGACGGACCTCGTGCTGGGCGAGGTGCAGGCCGTCGGCAAGAAGCGGATGGCCGCCGCCGACTGGGCGCGAGGCACGAGCTTCGGCGCCGAGCCGGCCTTCGACGGGACTTCGGCATGA
- a CDS encoding primosomal protein N': MANPSTGSGRATTEPEQLALVPSTAPARKQAAKPAKPAQAPAPGLPVARVVVDSGLAHLDRPFDYLVPEQLSIGVVPGCRVKVRFAGRLVDGFVVERVERSDHAGRLAFLAKVVSSEPVLAPEVLVLARAVADRYAGALGDVLRLAVPPRHARAEKAARSRVDDPPPVGSVEGWQTYVHGLAFVASLRAGDRPRAWLTAVPGPDPARLVAEAVLATLGSGRGAVVCVPDVRDVARWDAVFTEVLGEGRHVALTAAQQPADRYRSFLAASRGDVQVVLGTRAAAFAPVRELGLVAMWDDGDDMFAEPRAPYPHAREVLLLRASQQETALLVGGYARTAEGQSLIESGWCTELVAERGTRRKAWPRLDVTDGSTAGSAPVRLPHEAFRAIRAAEGSVLVQVPRRGYRDSLSCQTCREPARCPDCQGPMGQPSASSAVTCRWCGRTESPWTCPHCRGHQLRSPVVGALRTAEEFARAFPDREVVTSGGASVLPDLPAGRRLVLATPGAEPHVEGGYDVVILLDTWLMMAREDVRVDEESHRRWFNALALARPGGRAVAVGDALTLQALVRADPAGFAARELAARAETHLPPTARLATVDGPDDVLAALAERDWTPTTEVLGPVPVDQRSPDAGQRLILRAPRREGAALADALAAVAAERSAAKLPGLRIQVDPPTF; the protein is encoded by the coding sequence CGAGCGACCACGGAACCGGAGCAGCTGGCTCTCGTCCCGTCGACGGCTCCGGCGCGCAAGCAGGCCGCCAAGCCCGCCAAGCCGGCCCAGGCGCCGGCGCCTGGGCTGCCGGTGGCGCGGGTCGTCGTCGACTCCGGCCTCGCCCACCTCGACCGGCCGTTCGACTACCTCGTGCCCGAGCAGCTGTCGATCGGCGTGGTGCCCGGGTGCCGGGTCAAGGTGCGATTCGCCGGCCGGCTCGTCGACGGATTCGTGGTCGAGCGGGTCGAGCGCAGTGATCACGCCGGCCGGCTGGCCTTCCTGGCCAAGGTCGTCTCGTCCGAGCCCGTGCTCGCACCCGAGGTGCTGGTGCTGGCCCGCGCCGTCGCCGACCGGTACGCCGGCGCGCTGGGCGACGTGCTGCGACTGGCCGTGCCGCCACGGCACGCCCGGGCCGAGAAGGCCGCCCGATCGCGCGTCGACGACCCGCCGCCGGTGGGCAGCGTCGAGGGATGGCAGACCTATGTGCACGGCCTGGCGTTCGTGGCCTCCCTGCGGGCGGGTGATCGTCCGCGGGCGTGGCTCACCGCCGTGCCCGGCCCCGATCCGGCGCGGCTCGTGGCCGAGGCGGTGCTGGCGACCCTGGGGTCAGGTCGCGGCGCGGTCGTGTGCGTGCCGGATGTGCGCGACGTCGCCCGCTGGGACGCGGTCTTCACCGAGGTGCTGGGGGAGGGACGCCACGTCGCGCTGACCGCCGCCCAGCAGCCGGCCGACCGCTACCGGTCGTTCCTGGCCGCCTCACGCGGCGACGTCCAGGTGGTGCTCGGCACCCGTGCGGCGGCGTTCGCGCCGGTCCGTGAGCTGGGTCTGGTCGCGATGTGGGACGACGGCGACGACATGTTCGCCGAGCCGCGGGCCCCGTACCCGCACGCCCGCGAGGTGCTGCTGCTGCGCGCCAGCCAGCAGGAGACGGCGCTGCTGGTTGGTGGCTATGCCCGCACCGCGGAAGGGCAGTCGTTGATCGAGAGCGGCTGGTGCACCGAGCTGGTCGCCGAGCGCGGCACGCGGCGCAAGGCGTGGCCGCGCCTGGACGTCACCGACGGGTCCACAGCGGGATCGGCGCCGGTCCGGCTGCCGCACGAGGCGTTCCGCGCGATCCGCGCCGCCGAGGGCTCGGTCCTGGTCCAGGTGCCGCGCCGCGGTTACCGCGACTCGCTGTCGTGCCAGACGTGTCGCGAGCCGGCTCGCTGCCCCGACTGCCAGGGCCCGATGGGCCAGCCGTCCGCCTCGTCCGCGGTCACCTGCCGGTGGTGCGGTCGCACCGAGTCGCCGTGGACCTGCCCGCACTGCCGGGGCCACCAGCTCCGGTCGCCGGTCGTGGGTGCCCTGCGGACGGCCGAGGAGTTCGCCCGCGCCTTTCCCGATCGGGAGGTCGTGACGTCCGGCGGCGCATCGGTGCTGCCCGATCTGCCCGCCGGTCGCCGACTGGTCCTGGCCACTCCGGGCGCGGAGCCGCACGTCGAGGGCGGGTACGACGTCGTGATCCTGCTCGACACCTGGCTGATGATGGCGCGCGAGGACGTCCGCGTCGACGAGGAGTCGCACCGGCGCTGGTTCAACGCCCTCGCGCTCGCGCGACCCGGAGGCCGAGCCGTCGCGGTGGGTGACGCGTTGACCCTGCAGGCGCTGGTCCGCGCCGATCCAGCCGGGTTCGCGGCCCGCGAGCTGGCGGCCCGCGCCGAGACCCACCTGCCGCCGACTGCCCGCCTCGCGACGGTCGACGGCCCTGACGACGTCCTGGCGGCACTCGCCGAGCGGGACTGGACGCCGACCACCGAGGTGCTGGGACCCGTGCCGGTGGACCAGCGATCGCCCGATGCCGGTCAGCGCCTCATCCTGCGGGCCCCGCGGCGCGAGGGAGCGGCGCTGGCCGATGCGCTGGCCGCGGTCGCCGCCGAGCGCAGCGCCGCGAAGCTGCCGGGGCTGCGCATCCAGGTCGATCCACCGACCTTCTGA